A single genomic interval of Argopecten irradians isolate NY chromosome 8, Ai_NY, whole genome shotgun sequence harbors:
- the LOC138330037 gene encoding uncharacterized protein → MSNIADIEQIVQSWAWTAFQKTRSKDVSKLKLEDVKLDVNWSRVRFLPCQPEFSDGRMVEMPNSQVVFTSTFVNSTDQEQEHSFKTERTTTSVSTVTVSKGYSKGFNLELKLALPEEVAAVTAGFGREVNMDNTEESSHEESITWAVDSTVKVPAKHTTTAKMVVKEKQFTSSYKMAVRIRGIVIVSVLNVKDNNSFVQSLEGDFSVVMSDELKRGRSGYQVENKTVIFNVEGSCKFRFGVEQRVQLHEDSLEE, encoded by the coding sequence ATGTCGAACATTGCTGATATAGAACAGATTGTGCAGTCGTGGGCATGGACGGCTTTCCAGAAGACAAGGTCAAAAGACGTTAGTAAATTAAAACTTGAAGATGTGAAACTTGACGTAAATTGGTCTCGGGTTAGATTCCTGCCATGCCAACCAGAATTTTCAGATGGTAGAATGGTAGAAATGCCAAACTCGCAAGTTGTCTTCACTTCTACATTTGTCAATAGCACAGACCAGGAGCAGGAACATTCCTTCAAGACGGAACGAACCACAACTTCTGTCAGTACAGTTACAGTTTCAAAAGGCTACAGTAAAGGATTCAATCTCGAACTAAAACTAGCACTTCCGGAGGAAGTGGCTGCCGTGACGGCGGGTTTTGGACGGGAAGTGAACATGGACAACACAGAGGAAAGTTCGCACGAGGAATCGATCACCTGGGCAGTTGACAGTACCGTCAAGGTACCAGCCAAACATACTACCACAGCCAAAATGGTGGTGAAAGAAAAACAGTTTACCTCCAGTTACAAAATGGCGGTGAGAATACGCGGGATTGTGATAGTGTCTGTGTTAAACGTGAAGGATAATAATTCATTTGTGCAATCTCTAGAGGGAGatttctcagtggttatgtctGATGAGCTGAAACGTGGACGTAGTGGGTATCAGGTAGAGAACAAGACAGTTATCTTTAATGTAGAGGGTTCATGTAAGTTTAGGTTTGGTGTAGAACAACGGGTACAGCTTCATGAAGACTCGCTCGAAGAATAA